From Polaribacter butkevichii, a single genomic window includes:
- a CDS encoding OmpA family protein, translating into MKKFYTYLFILTLGVTNAQTKENKFMNGESQYDSWALSLFVGPSSIYTGDLRTDETAFKFGVDAQIGATKWFNHGFGLETLLQFGKTKQTNGTRNMNGNTKYVGLSVNGLINLNSVFRRGDLQSKRKWNLYAYAGLGIMDFTSRVTNTKTNITTEFKNDGPWRGLYVQGGAIISRKLNKKFDISARANFLHSGRDMFDGVKKTNVSVSEERLLTASIGITYHFGTKEKLVWSDPYELRLKDALSKQELNKPVNKILDLNDDDNDGVVNEFDKEPNTLSNAVVDGAGRALDTDNDGVADGIDKCPLVKGEQKNNGCSSEVSKKIVQENELDALNLSLRGIQFDTSKAIIKTEFYSVLNNAVSVVKKMPNKKFMITGYTDCLGNLDSNQRLSERRANSVKNYLIKNGVSKSQIFVNGLGENSPLHYCSPCNSCSKEEHKENRRIEIKILN; encoded by the coding sequence ATGAAAAAATTTTACACTTACTTATTTATTTTAACATTGGGAGTTACCAATGCGCAAACAAAAGAAAACAAATTTATGAATGGAGAAAGTCAATATGATTCTTGGGCATTAAGCCTCTTTGTTGGCCCTAGTTCTATTTATACCGGAGATTTAAGAACAGATGAAACTGCTTTTAAGTTTGGTGTTGATGCACAAATAGGAGCTACAAAATGGTTTAACCATGGTTTTGGTTTAGAAACATTACTGCAATTTGGTAAAACAAAACAGACAAATGGAACACGAAACATGAATGGGAATACTAAATATGTAGGTCTTTCTGTAAATGGTTTGATAAATCTTAATTCAGTTTTTAGAAGAGGCGATTTACAAAGTAAAAGAAAATGGAATTTGTATGCTTATGCTGGGTTAGGTATAATGGATTTTACATCTAGGGTAACTAATACAAAAACCAATATAACTACAGAATTTAAAAATGATGGTCCTTGGCGAGGTTTATACGTTCAAGGTGGTGCTATTATATCTCGAAAACTTAACAAGAAATTCGATATTTCTGCAAGAGCCAATTTTTTACATTCAGGTAGAGATATGTTTGATGGCGTTAAAAAAACAAACGTTTCTGTTTCTGAAGAAAGACTACTTACAGCAAGTATTGGTATAACTTATCATTTCGGAACAAAAGAAAAATTAGTTTGGTCAGACCCTTATGAACTTAGGTTAAAAGATGCTTTAAGTAAACAAGAATTAAATAAACCAGTTAATAAAATTTTAGATTTAAACGATGATGATAATGATGGTGTAGTCAATGAGTTTGATAAAGAACCAAACACTTTAAGTAACGCAGTGGTGGATGGTGCCGGAAGAGCATTAGATACAGATAATGATGGTGTAGCTGATGGTATTGATAAATGTCCTTTGGTTAAAGGAGAACAAAAAAATAATGGTTGCTCAAGTGAAGTGTCTAAAAAAATAGTTCAAGAAAATGAACTAGATGCCTTAAACCTTTCTTTAAGAGGTATTCAATTTGATACATCAAAAGCTATAATTAAAACAGAATTTTATTCTGTATTAAATAATGCTGTTTCAGTGGTTAAAAAGATGCCTAACAAAAAGTTTATGATTACAGGGTATACAGATTGTTTAGGGAATTTAGATTCCAACCAAAGATTATCTGAAAGGAGAGCTAATTCTGTGAAGAATTACCTCATAAAAAACGGAGTTTCAAAATCTCAAATTTTTGTAAATGGACTCGGAGAAAATTCTCCTTTGCATTATTGTTCTCCATGTAATTCTTGTAGTAAAGAAGAGCACAAAGAAAATAGAAGAATAGAAATTAAAATTTTAAATTAG
- a CDS encoding prolyl oligopeptidase family serine peptidase yields the protein MYPKTNKKPVVDSYFGIDIVDNYRWLEDDESPETKAWVKEENQVTFKYLDQIPYRKQLKERLSKLWNYEKIGTPFIEGDYTYFSKNDGLQNQNVIYRTKGNSEPEIFLDPNTFSEDGTTSLGALSFSEDGKTAAYSISEGGSDWRKIIIIDVETKTTKEDVLVDVKFSGISWYKNEGFYYSSYDKPTGSELSAKTDQHKLYYHKLDTSQKDDTIIFGGTPAEKHRYVGGYLTEDFKYLVITAQVSTSGNKLFIKDLSDKNNELKPIIETVESDTYVIDNRNDTLFLVTNLNAPNKKVVTVNFTNPTAENWQDFIPETENVLSISTGSNYLFAHYMVDAVSKVFQYNFTGEIIREINLPGIGSAGGFSGKTKAKELYFSFTNYNTPNSSYKFNPKEGNYKSYWKPKVAFNADDYVSQQVFYPSKDGTKIPMIITHKKGMELNGKNPTILYGYGGFNISLTPAFSIANVVWMEQGGIYAVANLRGGGEYGKKWHDAGTQLKKQNVFDDFIAAAEFLISKKYTTSEYLAIRGGSNGGLLVGATMTQRPQLAKVVLPAVGVLDMLRYHTFTAGAGWAYDYGTANDSKEMFEYLKGYSPVHTIKKGVKYPATLITTGDHDDRVVPAHSFKFAAELQEKQTGDNPTLIRIETNAGHGAGTPVAKTIAQYADIFGFTLFNMGFKQLPNSKKS from the coding sequence ATGTATCCAAAAACAAACAAAAAACCAGTTGTAGATTCTTATTTTGGAATCGATATTGTAGACAATTACAGATGGTTAGAAGATGATGAAAGTCCAGAAACAAAAGCTTGGGTAAAAGAAGAAAACCAAGTTACTTTTAAATATTTAGATCAAATTCCGTACAGAAAACAATTAAAAGAACGTTTGTCTAAATTATGGAACTACGAAAAAATAGGAACTCCTTTTATAGAAGGCGATTACACGTATTTTTCTAAAAATGATGGATTACAAAATCAAAATGTAATTTATAGAACCAAAGGAAATTCTGAACCTGAAATATTTTTAGACCCAAATACTTTTTCTGAAGACGGAACCACTTCTTTAGGTGCTTTAAGTTTTTCTGAAGATGGTAAAACAGCTGCCTATTCTATTTCTGAAGGAGGTTCTGATTGGCGTAAAATTATTATTATTGATGTGGAAACCAAAACCACAAAAGAAGATGTTTTGGTGGATGTAAAGTTCTCGGGAATTTCTTGGTACAAAAACGAAGGTTTTTACTATTCTAGTTACGATAAGCCAACCGGAAGCGAGTTATCTGCCAAAACAGATCAACACAAATTATATTATCACAAATTAGATACTTCTCAAAAAGACGATACCATTATTTTTGGAGGAACTCCTGCAGAAAAACACAGATATGTTGGTGGTTACTTAACCGAAGATTTTAAATACTTGGTAATAACCGCACAAGTTTCTACTTCTGGAAATAAATTGTTTATCAAAGATTTATCTGATAAAAATAATGAGTTAAAACCAATTATAGAAACAGTAGAAAGTGATACTTATGTTATTGATAATAGAAATGATACACTGTTTTTGGTAACCAATTTAAATGCACCAAATAAAAAAGTAGTTACGGTAAACTTTACAAATCCTACGGCAGAAAATTGGCAAGACTTTATTCCGGAAACAGAAAATGTTTTAAGTATTTCTACAGGTTCTAATTATCTGTTTGCACATTATATGGTAGATGCGGTTTCTAAGGTTTTTCAGTATAATTTTACTGGAGAAATTATTAGAGAAATTAATTTACCAGGTATTGGTTCTGCTGGTGGTTTCAGCGGAAAAACAAAAGCCAAAGAATTGTATTTTTCATTTACCAATTATAACACACCAAATTCGTCTTATAAATTCAACCCTAAAGAAGGGAATTACAAATCTTATTGGAAGCCAAAAGTAGCTTTTAATGCAGATGATTATGTAAGTCAGCAAGTTTTTTATCCATCGAAAGATGGAACAAAAATTCCGATGATTATCACGCATAAAAAGGGAATGGAACTAAACGGTAAAAACCCAACTATTTTATATGGCTATGGAGGTTTCAACATTAGTTTAACTCCTGCTTTTAGTATTGCAAACGTAGTTTGGATGGAACAAGGCGGAATTTACGCAGTTGCAAATTTAAGAGGGGGAGGAGAATACGGAAAGAAATGGCACGATGCCGGAACGCAATTAAAAAAACAAAATGTTTTTGACGATTTTATTGCGGCTGCCGAGTTTTTAATCAGCAAAAAATATACTACGTCAGAATATTTAGCAATTCGTGGTGGTTCTAATGGCGGACTTTTAGTTGGTGCAACCATGACGCAAAGACCCCAATTGGCAAAAGTAGTTTTACCTGCTGTTGGTGTTTTAGATATGTTGCGTTATCACACGTTTACTGCTGGCGCAGGATGGGCGTATGATTATGGAACCGCAAATGACAGCAAAGAAATGTTTGAATATTTAAAAGGATATTCGCCAGTACATACTATAAAAAAAGGTGTAAAATATCCTGCAACTTTAATAACCACAGGCGATCATGATGATAGAGTAGTGCCTGCACATAGTTTTAAATTTGCTGCAGAATTACAAGAAAAACAAACAGGAGATAATCCTACTTTAATAAGAATAGAAACCAATGCGGGACATGGAGCAGGAACACCTGTTGCAAAAACAATAGCGC
- the trxA gene encoding thioredoxin gives MTENLTKAAFLEKVFNFEENKEWKFEGKRPALIDFYADWCGPCKAIAPVLEQLSNEYEGKIDIYKIDTEAEQELSAAFGIRSIPSMLFCPAEGDPQMANGALPKAELERIIADVLKVTK, from the coding sequence ATGACAGAAAACTTAACAAAAGCAGCCTTTTTAGAAAAGGTGTTTAATTTTGAAGAAAACAAAGAATGGAAATTTGAAGGGAAAAGACCCGCTTTAATAGATTTTTATGCAGATTGGTGTGGACCTTGTAAAGCAATTGCACCTGTTTTAGAACAATTATCTAATGAATATGAAGGTAAAATTGACATTTATAAAATAGATACAGAAGCAGAACAAGAATTATCTGCTGCTTTCGGCATTAGAAGTATTCCTTCGATGTTATTTTGCCCTGCAGAAGGAGATCCACAAATGGCAAATGGTGCTTTACCAAAAGCAGAATTAGAACGCATTATTGCTGATGTTTTAAAGGTAACAAAGTAA
- a CDS encoding ABC transporter ATP-binding protein, with product MIQTTQLSKKYGKVAVLNIDSLEIPTGQSFGLVGNNGAGKTTYFNILLDLIRPTTGAIVNHDIQVNQSEDWKNFTGSFIDESFLIGYLTPEEYFEFVGDLRGMNKADIATFLTQFNDFFNEEIIGKKKYLRDLSKGNQKKVGIVAALMGNPKVVILDEPFANLDPTTQIRLKTIIKTLTENREITVLISSHDLTHVTEVCERIVVLDKGNVVKDIETSTATLKELESYFSV from the coding sequence ATGATACAAACTACACAACTTTCAAAAAAATACGGAAAAGTAGCAGTACTAAACATAGATTCATTAGAAATTCCAACAGGTCAAAGTTTTGGTTTAGTAGGAAATAATGGCGCAGGAAAAACCACTTATTTTAATATTCTTTTAGATTTAATAAGACCTACTACAGGAGCAATTGTAAATCATGATATACAAGTAAACCAAAGTGAAGACTGGAAAAACTTTACAGGTTCTTTTATTGATGAATCTTTTTTAATTGGTTACTTAACCCCAGAAGAATATTTTGAATTTGTTGGTGATTTAAGAGGCATGAATAAAGCTGACATTGCTACCTTTTTAACTCAATTTAATGATTTTTTTAACGAAGAAATCATCGGTAAGAAAAAATATTTAAGAGATTTAAGTAAAGGAAATCAGAAAAAAGTAGGCATTGTTGCCGCCTTAATGGGAAACCCAAAAGTGGTTATTTTAGACGAACCTTTTGCTAATTTAGATCCAACAACACAAATACGCTTAAAAACAATCATTAAAACACTAACCGAAAATAGAGAAATTACCGTTTTAATTTCTAGTCACGATTTAACACATGTAACAGAAGTTTGCGAACGAATTGTAGTTTTAGACAAAGGAAATGTAGTGAAAGATATAGAAACATCTACAGCAACTTTAAAAGAATTAGAAAGCTATTTTTCTGTATAA
- a CDS encoding DUF5687 family protein, producing the protein MISHFLKLEWKQFTRSASFGKSIGVKILMGFFALYFILMFLGLGIGGFFMVKEQFPNQDPLVVVNSFLLFAITGDLIFRYLMQNLPIMNIKPLLVLPVKKNTIVHYVLVKSSFSFFNIMSLFFYIPFSLVLIKEGYVTEGVLGWLLLMLLLIQSANFLNFLINKNNVAFGALLVILLGGFLVQRYEIFNIAGFIGQGFDFIYHNPIYSFLGFILLAVLYQLNYKQLRNQVYLDQAVATKVKEANSSDLSWADKLGDVAPFIKNDLRLITRNKRTKSSFFILIIGLLYGLFFYPQAAYKDMAFMYVLVGIFSTGTFLINFGQFIPAWDSGYYNLLMSQNFKYERYLKSKFTLMTASIIILFLLGIPYVYFGWKILVVHFAAMIYNIGVNTHVILYGGSFNRKKINLDEKAAFNYQGTGAVQWLIGIPLMFVPMGLFGLINWLVSFEVAVIVLAGLGFIGVALHKKLMAAITKKYVASKYIMIHSFKQEN; encoded by the coding sequence ATGATTTCACACTTTTTAAAATTAGAATGGAAACAATTTACACGGTCTGCTTCCTTCGGTAAAAGTATTGGCGTAAAAATTTTGATGGGCTTTTTTGCTCTGTACTTTATTTTAATGTTTTTAGGTTTAGGGATTGGAGGCTTTTTTATGGTAAAAGAACAATTTCCAAATCAAGATCCTTTAGTGGTTGTAAATAGTTTTTTACTCTTTGCAATTACAGGAGATTTAATTTTTAGGTACCTAATGCAAAATTTACCAATAATGAATATTAAACCATTGTTGGTCTTACCCGTTAAAAAAAATACCATTGTACATTATGTCTTGGTAAAATCGTCTTTTTCGTTTTTTAACATTATGAGTTTGTTTTTTTACATTCCGTTTTCTCTAGTTTTAATTAAAGAAGGCTATGTAACAGAAGGCGTTTTAGGATGGTTATTACTAATGCTTTTATTAATTCAATCTGCTAACTTTTTAAATTTTTTAATCAATAAAAACAATGTTGCTTTTGGAGCTTTATTGGTCATTTTATTAGGTGGTTTCTTAGTGCAGCGTTATGAAATTTTTAATATAGCAGGCTTTATTGGTCAAGGTTTCGATTTTATTTATCACAACCCAATTTATAGTTTTTTAGGTTTTATTTTACTTGCAGTTTTATATCAACTAAACTATAAACAACTAAGAAACCAAGTCTATTTAGACCAAGCAGTTGCAACCAAAGTAAAAGAAGCAAACTCGTCTGATTTATCTTGGGCGGATAAGTTAGGAGATGTTGCGCCATTTATAAAAAACGACCTGCGCTTAATAACAAGAAATAAAAGAACAAAATCTTCCTTTTTTATCTTAATTATTGGTTTGTTGTATGGTTTATTCTTTTATCCACAAGCTGCCTATAAAGACATGGCTTTTATGTATGTTTTGGTCGGAATCTTTTCTACAGGAACATTTTTAATCAATTTTGGACAATTTATTCCTGCCTGGGACAGTGGTTATTACAATCTTTTAATGAGTCAGAATTTTAAATACGAGCGTTATTTAAAATCAAAATTTACGCTGATGACCGCTAGTATTATCATTTTATTTCTTCTTGGTATACCTTATGTATATTTTGGATGGAAAATTTTAGTAGTACATTTTGCAGCCATGATTTACAATATTGGCGTAAACACACATGTAATTTTATACGGAGGTTCCTTTAACCGAAAGAAAATAAATTTAGATGAAAAAGCAGCTTTTAATTATCAAGGAACAGGAGCAGTACAATGGTTAATAGGTATTCCTTTAATGTTTGTACCCATGGGACTTTTTGGTTTGATAAACTGGTTAGTTAGCTTTGAAGTTGCCGTAATTGTTTTAGCAGGCCTAGGCTTTATAGGTGTTGCTTTACATAAAAAATTAATGGCAGCAATCACCAAAAAATATGTTGCATCAAAATACATAATGATTCATTCTTTTAAACAAGAAAATTAA
- a CDS encoding PadR family transcriptional regulator: MGNQKLYKGSLQTIILKLLETNDKMYGYEITQKVKELTKGELKITEGALYPALHKLEADGLLDVEVAKVGNRLRKYYKLTEIGTKETANKLDEMQEFLKTMQQLVNPKFSLE, from the coding sequence ATGGGAAATCAGAAATTATATAAAGGGTCTTTACAAACCATCATTTTAAAGTTATTAGAAACAAACGATAAAATGTATGGTTACGAGATTACTCAAAAAGTAAAAGAATTAACCAAAGGCGAATTAAAAATTACCGAGGGTGCCTTGTATCCTGCATTACACAAACTAGAAGCCGATGGTTTGTTAGATGTAGAGGTTGCAAAAGTTGGTAACCGACTTAGGAAATATTACAAGTTAACAGAAATCGGCACCAAAGAAACAGCCAACAAGTTGGATGAAATGCAAGAGTTTTTAAAAACGATGCAACAATTGGTGAATCCTAAATTTAGTTTGGAGTAA